A portion of the Sphaerochaeta pleomorpha str. Grapes genome contains these proteins:
- a CDS encoding 4Fe-4S binding protein, which translates to MENFLSWTKSIQVSTMATREATLAILSGKGGTGKTLLAVNLASVAQKSTYIDCDVEEPNGNLYFKPKNSETLQVTVKKPVVDENLCNGCHACVDFCAFNALALIGKRLMIFEEICHSCGGCMLVCPQKALSEANKEVGTIKIGNSGPVKTLGGTMNIGESSGVPIIRQLLGSETKGTTFIDCPPGSSCLVMESIKDADFCLLVAEPTTFGVHNLAMVYELVTLLGKKHAVVLNKCMEGENPAETFCQEKGILIAGRIPFDKKLGILHSQAMIAAREDGNFKRLFSSILETIGGELGNETVAIAQR; encoded by the coding sequence ATGGAAAACTTCCTGTCCTGGACAAAATCCATCCAGGTTTCCACCATGGCCACTAGGGAGGCAACCCTTGCCATTCTCAGTGGCAAGGGAGGTACAGGAAAAACCCTGCTTGCGGTAAACCTGGCTAGTGTAGCGCAAAAGTCTACCTATATCGACTGCGATGTAGAGGAGCCTAACGGGAATCTCTATTTCAAACCCAAAAACAGTGAGACCCTCCAGGTCACTGTCAAGAAACCGGTAGTCGATGAAAATCTTTGCAACGGATGCCATGCGTGCGTTGATTTCTGTGCTTTCAACGCGCTTGCCCTGATCGGAAAACGTTTGATGATCTTCGAAGAAATCTGTCACTCCTGCGGTGGCTGTATGCTGGTTTGCCCACAGAAAGCCCTCAGTGAGGCCAACAAAGAAGTGGGAACCATCAAGATCGGCAACTCCGGTCCTGTCAAAACCCTGGGGGGAACGATGAACATAGGGGAAAGCTCTGGGGTCCCTATCATCAGACAGTTGCTAGGCAGTGAGACAAAAGGGACCACGTTTATCGATTGTCCCCCGGGAAGCAGTTGTCTGGTAATGGAAAGCATCAAGGATGCAGACTTCTGCCTTTTGGTCGCCGAGCCAACCACCTTTGGCGTGCACAACCTTGCCATGGTATATGAGCTGGTTACCCTTCTGGGAAAAAAGCATGCGGTTGTCCTGAATAAGTGCATGGAAGGCGAAAACCCTGCGGAGACTTTTTGCCAGGAGAAGGGAATCTTGATTGCAGGGAGAATACCCTTTGACAAGAAATTGGGGATCCTACACTCGCAAGCGATGATAGCGGCAAGAGAGGATGGCAACTTCAAGAGGCTTTTCTCATCGATTCTCGAGACTATTGGGGGAGAACTAGGAAATGAAACAGTTGCTATTGCTCAGCGGTAA
- the hypB gene encoding hydrogenase nickel incorporation protein HypB, whose translation MNTFKILEIKKSVFENNDEQAELLRKDLKEKQRFLLNLMSSPGSGKTTTLKRTISALEEEMHIGVMEADIDSDVDAIAISETGAKVIQLHTGGMCHLDAEMTSQGLAGLETEGLDLIILENVGNLVCPAEFDTGAVKNAMILSIPEGDDKPLKYPLMFSICDVLLINKIDALDYFDFDIEACTQRAKALNPTIKVIPISARTGEGMADWIQWLREQVAAWKV comes from the coding sequence GTGAATACATTCAAAATATTGGAAATCAAGAAAAGCGTTTTCGAGAACAACGACGAACAGGCTGAATTATTGCGCAAGGATCTGAAGGAAAAACAACGGTTCCTTCTCAATCTCATGTCTTCTCCAGGTTCGGGGAAAACCACAACCTTGAAAAGAACCATCTCAGCCTTGGAAGAGGAAATGCACATCGGCGTCATGGAAGCTGATATTGATTCCGATGTAGATGCAATAGCCATTTCTGAGACCGGGGCAAAGGTAATCCAGTTGCATACCGGAGGAATGTGCCACTTGGATGCAGAGATGACAAGCCAAGGTCTTGCAGGCCTCGAGACAGAGGGACTGGACCTTATTATCCTGGAAAACGTCGGAAACCTTGTATGTCCTGCCGAATTCGATACGGGGGCGGTAAAGAACGCCATGATCCTCAGCATTCCCGAAGGCGATGACAAACCTTTGAAATATCCCTTGATGTTTTCAATCTGTGATGTGCTTCTGATCAACAAGATCGATGCCTTGGATTATTTCGACTTTGATATCGAAGCGTGCACCCAGCGGGCCAAGGCTTTGAACCCAACTATCAAGGTAATCCCCATTTCTGCGAGGACAGGCGAAGGGATGGCGGACTGGATACAGTGGTTGCGCGAACAAGTAGCGGCTTGGAAAGTCTGA
- a CDS encoding MATE family efflux transporter — protein MTKDLTEGKPLSLILGFSIPVLLGYVFQQFYNVVDTVIVSKILGVEALAAVGSTGSVNFLIIGFCMGLCSGFAIPLAQKFGAKDFRLMRQYAFNAGILCILFSIVLTILTVVFCRPILVAMQTPADIIDRAVSYIRIIFCGIPLIILYNMVSSIIRALGDSKTPVYFLVLSSLLNIGLDLLFILVFRLDVAGAALATIISQGIAGLACLIYMGKKFEILRFTEEDKKIKGQHFKTLCNVGIPMGLQYSITAIGSVILQASVNSLGSGVVAAVTAASRIGMFFCTPFDALGTTMATFGGQNTGAGNFERLKTGVRASALLGLIYSLIAWVIMYFFGTRLSLLFLSPEATQIIANAHRFLIITSAFYFPLALVNIVRFMIQGMGFSRFAVLSGMLEMVARMSVALIAVPLWGFSAVCFASPAAWLLADCFLIPAFFSSYRKLENLQKQYELQKEKGDSFSSHPLI, from the coding sequence ATGACAAAAGATTTGACCGAGGGGAAGCCCCTATCACTCATTTTGGGGTTCTCAATTCCCGTTTTGCTGGGCTATGTGTTCCAACAGTTCTATAACGTCGTTGATACGGTAATCGTCAGCAAAATCCTTGGCGTAGAAGCACTTGCTGCCGTCGGTTCCACCGGATCGGTAAATTTTCTTATCATTGGTTTCTGTATGGGGCTTTGCAGTGGTTTTGCAATTCCCCTTGCCCAGAAATTCGGGGCAAAGGATTTTCGCCTCATGCGTCAGTATGCCTTCAACGCCGGGATACTGTGCATCCTTTTTTCGATTGTCCTGACCATTCTCACTGTCGTATTCTGCCGTCCTATATTAGTGGCGATGCAAACCCCTGCTGACATTATCGACCGTGCTGTTTCCTATATCAGAATCATTTTCTGCGGGATTCCCCTTATTATTCTCTATAATATGGTCTCCAGCATTATCCGTGCCCTTGGTGATAGCAAAACCCCGGTTTATTTTCTTGTTCTTTCTTCCCTTTTGAATATCGGCCTGGATTTGCTCTTCATTTTGGTGTTCAGATTGGATGTTGCAGGGGCAGCCCTTGCTACGATAATCTCCCAGGGGATAGCAGGGCTTGCCTGTCTCATATACATGGGAAAGAAGTTTGAAATTCTCCGGTTCACAGAAGAAGATAAAAAAATCAAGGGGCAACATTTCAAAACGCTCTGTAATGTGGGCATTCCCATGGGGCTGCAGTATTCCATTACTGCGATTGGAAGCGTAATCTTGCAGGCTTCCGTGAATTCTTTGGGGTCTGGAGTCGTTGCCGCAGTTACTGCCGCGTCGAGGATAGGTATGTTTTTCTGTACACCTTTCGATGCCCTGGGAACCACGATGGCAACCTTTGGCGGACAGAACACCGGTGCAGGGAACTTTGAACGGTTGAAGACAGGGGTACGAGCCAGTGCCCTTTTAGGCCTGATCTATTCGCTTATTGCGTGGGTGATTATGTATTTCTTCGGGACTCGCCTCAGCTTGCTCTTCCTGAGTCCTGAGGCAACGCAGATTATTGCCAACGCCCATCGATTCCTGATAATCACCAGTGCCTTCTATTTTCCCTTGGCACTGGTCAATATTGTGCGGTTTATGATCCAGGGGATGGGGTTCAGTCGCTTCGCAGTGCTTTCAGGCATGCTTGAAATGGTTGCAAGGATGAGTGTTGCCCTCATTGCAGTTCCGCTGTGGGGTTTTTCTGCCGTTTGCTTTGCTTCCCCCGCAGCTTGGCTCCTTGCCGACTGTTTTCTGATACCTGCCTTCTTTTCGAGCTACCGGAAACTGGAGAATCTGCAAAAACAGTATGAACTACAAAAAGAGAAGGGGGACTCGTTTTCCTCTCATCCCCTCATTTAG
- a CDS encoding FAD-dependent oxidoreductase, whose product MEEINYKVLEFANKVSRKKKGAKDELDAQGPEYRILSSVVTEEMAEVALALEFRKPQSVRQVSAICNKSEEKTRELLEQLATDGVCFVNNKQGVDTYWYDTWVPGIMEMMANNLENVHKHPEIAQAFNDYGIVRGSKSSGMFPVGVGLMRVIPIETAISGETRKASYEEISKYLNESTIFSVSDCACRTVREAMGEGCGHLKEDMCIQLGHAAEYYIRTKRGRAITREEAFAIIKRAEENGLMHQIPNLDGSGKTHAICNCCGCSCLSLRTAEMFLNADMVRSNYVSVVDKDKCVACGECVTNCPTNALHLGQKLCSTKPIVDKIERKYTPRNKEWGPADWNVDYRTNRENVVESGTSPCKTTCPAHIAVQGYIKLASQQRYTEALELIRKENPFPAVCGRICPKKCEDACTRGDIDDPLAIDDIKKFIAEQDLDVNRRFIPAKRHDYGKKIAIVGAGPSGLSCAYYLAIDGYNVTVFEKQPVLGGMLTMGIPSFRLEKNVVNAEIDILRELGVEFKTGIEVGKEISLNQLREQGYKAFYLAIGAQQGRKIGIEGEDAEGVVSGIEFLRKVNLASFDTLEGNVVVIGGGNVAIDVARTASRVGGEKVSMYCLENRSEMPALGEEIAEAEGEAIVINNSWGPKRILTEGGKVTSVEFKKCLSVFDADKKFHPVYDEEQTIIVPADTVLLSVGQSIEWGSLLEGSKVQVRPNKAAIADSFTLQTDESDIFVGGDALTGPKFAIDAIALGKEASISIHRFVQPGQSLVIGRDRKKYTALDKESVIVSDYDTTPRQRAMQDHSATLSFADERGTFTEEQVKKETDRCLGCGATIVDEFLCVGCGQCTTKCKFEAISLKRKYNGEGVSYEHVKPAVMKTVIKRKVRITAQKVQDAFTGK is encoded by the coding sequence ATGGAAGAGATAAACTATAAAGTCTTGGAATTTGCGAACAAGGTCAGCAGAAAGAAAAAAGGTGCCAAGGATGAACTCGATGCCCAGGGACCGGAATACAGGATCCTATCATCGGTGGTAACCGAGGAAATGGCAGAGGTCGCCCTCGCCTTGGAATTCAGGAAACCCCAGAGTGTCAGACAAGTGTCTGCTATCTGCAACAAAAGCGAAGAGAAAACCCGCGAACTGCTGGAGCAACTGGCCACCGATGGCGTCTGCTTTGTGAACAACAAACAAGGCGTTGATACCTACTGGTATGACACCTGGGTCCCCGGCATCATGGAGATGATGGCAAACAATCTCGAAAACGTGCACAAGCATCCCGAGATTGCACAGGCTTTCAACGATTATGGCATAGTGCGCGGTTCCAAGTCTTCCGGGATGTTTCCCGTCGGCGTAGGCTTGATGCGCGTCATCCCCATCGAAACCGCAATCTCGGGAGAAACCAGAAAAGCTTCCTATGAGGAAATATCCAAGTATCTCAATGAAAGTACTATCTTCTCTGTCTCCGATTGTGCCTGCCGGACTGTTCGGGAAGCCATGGGAGAGGGTTGCGGGCATCTCAAGGAAGATATGTGCATCCAACTGGGACATGCGGCAGAATATTATATCAGGACAAAGCGCGGCCGCGCGATCACCCGCGAAGAAGCGTTTGCAATCATCAAAAGGGCTGAGGAGAATGGGCTCATGCACCAGATCCCCAACCTGGACGGAAGTGGCAAGACCCATGCCATCTGCAACTGCTGTGGTTGTTCCTGCCTTTCGCTCCGTACGGCCGAGATGTTTCTCAATGCCGATATGGTGCGTTCCAATTACGTATCGGTAGTCGACAAGGACAAGTGTGTGGCTTGTGGAGAGTGTGTAACGAACTGCCCGACAAATGCCCTCCACTTGGGACAGAAACTGTGCTCAACCAAGCCTATCGTAGACAAAATCGAACGAAAATATACACCCCGCAACAAGGAATGGGGCCCGGCCGACTGGAATGTTGACTATCGCACGAACCGTGAGAATGTGGTAGAAAGCGGCACCAGCCCCTGTAAGACAACCTGTCCGGCCCATATCGCCGTCCAAGGCTATATCAAGCTTGCCTCCCAGCAACGTTATACCGAAGCCTTGGAATTGATCAGAAAGGAAAACCCGTTCCCAGCTGTCTGTGGCCGTATCTGTCCCAAAAAGTGTGAGGATGCGTGTACCCGCGGGGATATCGACGATCCCCTTGCAATCGATGATATCAAGAAGTTCATTGCAGAGCAGGACCTGGATGTAAACCGTCGTTTCATCCCGGCAAAGCGCCATGACTATGGCAAGAAAATTGCAATCGTCGGGGCCGGGCCTTCCGGGTTGTCCTGCGCCTACTATCTGGCGATCGATGGCTATAACGTGACTGTTTTCGAAAAGCAACCGGTACTTGGGGGCATGCTGACAATGGGAATTCCCTCTTTCAGGTTGGAAAAGAACGTTGTCAATGCTGAAATTGATATTCTTCGGGAACTTGGGGTCGAATTCAAGACCGGTATTGAAGTCGGCAAAGAAATATCCCTCAACCAATTGAGAGAACAAGGGTACAAAGCCTTTTACCTTGCCATCGGAGCACAACAGGGAAGGAAAATCGGCATTGAGGGAGAAGACGCCGAGGGTGTTGTCTCCGGCATCGAATTCTTACGCAAGGTCAACCTTGCCTCTTTTGATACACTCGAAGGGAATGTCGTAGTGATCGGAGGCGGCAATGTTGCCATAGATGTTGCCCGCACGGCATCTCGTGTCGGAGGCGAAAAGGTCTCCATGTATTGCCTGGAAAATCGTAGCGAGATGCCAGCCCTTGGTGAAGAGATTGCGGAAGCCGAAGGCGAAGCGATTGTAATCAACAATTCCTGGGGCCCGAAGCGTATTCTCACTGAGGGAGGCAAGGTTACCTCTGTAGAGTTCAAGAAATGCCTGTCTGTCTTTGACGCTGACAAAAAGTTTCATCCGGTTTATGACGAGGAACAAACGATTATCGTTCCTGCCGATACAGTATTGCTTTCTGTCGGACAATCGATCGAATGGGGTTCTTTGCTCGAAGGCAGCAAAGTTCAGGTAAGGCCAAACAAAGCAGCGATTGCCGATTCCTTTACCCTCCAGACAGACGAAAGCGATATATTTGTCGGGGGAGATGCCTTGACCGGACCAAAATTCGCCATCGATGCCATTGCCTTGGGAAAGGAAGCCAGTATTTCAATCCATCGGTTCGTACAACCAGGGCAGAGCCTGGTCATCGGACGAGACAGGAAAAAATATACGGCCCTCGACAAGGAAAGCGTAATTGTTTCCGATTATGACACTACGCCAAGGCAACGGGCAATGCAGGATCATTCTGCCACACTTTCTTTTGCTGATGAACGCGGAACCTTTACCGAGGAACAGGTCAAAAAAGAAACGGACAGGTGCCTTGGTTGCGGGGCGACGATCGTCGATGAGTTTCTATGCGTCGGTTGCGGGCAATGTACGACAAAATGCAAGTTCGAGGCCATCTCATTGAAGAGAAAGTATAATGGTGAGGGTGTGTCCTACGAGCATGTAAAACCTGCGGTTATGAAAACCGTTATCAAGCGCAAAGTCAGGATTACTGCACAAAAAGTGCAGGATGCGTTTACAGGAAAATAG
- a CDS encoding NifB/NifX family molybdenum-iron cluster-binding protein gives MLIAIPSDGESLDTSVCVSFGRAPFYCLYNTETKESRFLANSAADASGGAGIKAAQILVDNAIGTLITIRCGENAAKVLQNANVGLYKAIDLSVADNIDAFQNGKLPVLDKIHPGFHHGH, from the coding sequence ATGCTAATTGCAATTCCCTCAGACGGGGAAAGCCTCGACACATCCGTCTGCGTATCATTTGGACGGGCACCTTTCTATTGCCTGTACAATACAGAAACCAAAGAAAGCCGATTTCTGGCAAATAGTGCGGCCGATGCAAGCGGAGGCGCTGGTATCAAGGCAGCCCAGATCCTGGTAGACAATGCGATTGGAACGCTCATTACCATCAGGTGCGGGGAAAATGCCGCAAAGGTGTTACAAAATGCCAATGTAGGGCTCTACAAGGCCATCGATTTGAGTGTTGCCGACAATATCGATGCGTTCCAGAATGGAAAACTTCCTGTCCTGGACAAAATCCATCCAGGTTTCCACCATGGCCACTAG
- a CDS encoding DUF5692 family protein produces the protein MFLFQAQPWYNYLMLLAIFGLLILLNEISRRSQKGGFILFIILPLVLSLFVWPKTAKGTSVDDWFHFAKVYSSLAGCIGFWAIRNFKNLNKNKWALCFPPLILAVNILEAVVRDFQIGGLGLVNQVFDGMATTSGVWNYMNGIAGILNIITITGWVGICISSGKSKDMLWPDMCWFWIVAYDIWNFAYTYNCLADHAWYCGIALLLAPTFVAFTLKKGAWLQHRAHTLALWCMFAMTVPSFIDGSKFAVKSSQNPKALFLVSFLALAANVAVAVYMVYKIARTHRNPYTSELYSDLACYKTVKAEAAR, from the coding sequence ATGTTTCTTTTCCAAGCACAACCCTGGTACAACTATCTCATGTTACTGGCAATCTTCGGTCTTCTGATTCTTTTGAATGAAATCAGTCGTCGTTCCCAGAAGGGAGGATTCATCCTTTTCATTATCCTTCCTCTTGTCCTTTCCCTGTTTGTCTGGCCAAAGACTGCCAAGGGGACGAGCGTTGATGATTGGTTCCACTTTGCCAAAGTCTATTCTTCCCTTGCAGGTTGCATAGGGTTCTGGGCGATCAGGAATTTCAAGAACCTGAACAAAAACAAATGGGCCCTCTGCTTTCCTCCCTTGATCCTCGCGGTCAACATATTGGAAGCAGTTGTCAGAGACTTCCAAATCGGTGGCCTTGGCTTGGTGAACCAAGTGTTCGACGGCATGGCAACTACCAGTGGAGTCTGGAACTACATGAACGGCATCGCCGGTATTCTCAACATCATCACCATTACCGGCTGGGTGGGCATCTGCATCAGCAGCGGAAAGAGCAAGGACATGCTCTGGCCCGATATGTGCTGGTTCTGGATTGTTGCCTATGATATCTGGAACTTCGCCTATACCTACAACTGCCTTGCCGACCATGCCTGGTATTGCGGGATAGCCTTGTTGCTTGCCCCTACCTTTGTAGCCTTCACCCTGAAAAAAGGCGCCTGGCTTCAGCACCGTGCCCATACGCTGGCACTCTGGTGCATGTTCGCAATGACAGTCCCCTCCTTCATCGACGGTTCAAAATTCGCTGTCAAGTCGAGCCAGAATCCAAAAGCTCTCTTTCTGGTCAGTTTCCTTGCCCTTGCAGCAAATGTGGCAGTAGCAGTCTATATGGTCTACAAGATTGCCAGAACCCATAGAAATCCCTATACATCAGAGCTCTACTCAGATTTAGCTTGCTATAAAACCGTAAAGGCAGAAGCTGCCAGGTAA
- a CDS encoding DUF5320 domain-containing protein, producing the protein MPARDGTGPMGLGPYSGKGFGTCPRLSGRGFGRGYGRGQGYGYRNTYGTVATKETLEEQRENVERQLRDVQNRIQSLK; encoded by the coding sequence ATGCCAGCAAGAGATGGAACGGGCCCAATGGGTCTTGGACCGTATTCTGGAAAGGGATTTGGAACCTGCCCAAGGCTGTCAGGAAGAGGATTTGGACGTGGCTATGGCAGAGGCCAAGGCTATGGGTATAGAAATACCTATGGTACCGTTGCTACGAAAGAAACCCTCGAAGAACAAAGGGAAAATGTAGAACGTCAATTGAGAGATGTTCAAAACAGGATACAGAGCCTGAAATAA
- a CDS encoding hydrogenase maturation nickel metallochaperone HypA yields the protein MHELGVVMEVIKVVEKAMKDNDLQQVEKIVLQIGEISSMIPRYILQCFPAAVEGTCLEDTELAIEILPANALCKDCRKVYPAVPTKGVCPHCGSENKELLGGREFNIKEIVAC from the coding sequence ATGCACGAACTGGGAGTGGTCATGGAAGTGATCAAAGTGGTTGAGAAGGCCATGAAAGACAACGACTTGCAGCAGGTGGAAAAAATTGTCCTGCAGATAGGAGAAATCTCTTCCATGATTCCCCGGTATATATTGCAATGTTTCCCTGCAGCTGTAGAGGGGACTTGTCTTGAGGACACTGAACTTGCGATTGAGATTCTCCCTGCAAATGCGCTCTGCAAAGATTGTAGAAAAGTATATCCCGCGGTTCCGACAAAGGGGGTTTGCCCTCACTGCGGAAGTGAAAACAAGGAACTGCTGGGAGGCAGGGAGTTCAATATCAAGGAGATAGTCGCATGCTAG
- a CDS encoding ATP-binding protein, which produces MKQLLLLSGKGGTGKTTLASAFISLLDAKAYADCDVDAPNLHLVNNHFTDLKTTDYFSLPKAVINPAACIQCGECIKHCRFDAITLDSTYTIDEYACEGCRVCFLVCPAKAISMQESKAGDLRLFTNERSVFSTATLKMGSGTTGKLVTKVKEQLKTNAPKTEVAIIDGSPGIGCPVIASLSGVDLVLIVAEPSVSGLSDMLRILQTAGQFQVKVAVCINKFDTNPQQSAQIEAFCWKQGIAYVGKIPFDKKAIEAINSGKSIVDIPCESGWAAKSVFERTMELLLRSQS; this is translated from the coding sequence ATGAAACAGTTGCTATTGCTCAGCGGTAAGGGAGGGACGGGAAAAACAACCCTTGCAAGCGCCTTCATTTCCCTGTTGGACGCCAAAGCCTACGCCGACTGCGATGTCGATGCCCCAAACCTGCATCTGGTGAACAACCATTTCACTGATTTGAAAACCACTGACTACTTTAGTCTACCCAAAGCAGTTATCAACCCAGCAGCTTGCATACAGTGCGGGGAATGCATAAAACATTGCCGCTTCGACGCCATTACGCTCGATAGTACCTATACCATCGATGAATATGCATGTGAAGGTTGCAGGGTATGTTTTCTTGTATGCCCTGCCAAGGCTATCAGTATGCAGGAATCGAAAGCCGGGGACTTGCGCCTGTTCACGAACGAGCGTTCTGTCTTTTCCACTGCTACCTTGAAGATGGGAAGCGGGACAACAGGGAAGCTGGTGACCAAGGTGAAGGAGCAACTGAAAACGAATGCGCCAAAAACCGAGGTAGCCATCATTGACGGGTCGCCAGGGATTGGGTGTCCGGTAATTGCCTCGCTTTCCGGTGTCGATCTGGTTCTTATTGTCGCAGAACCTTCAGTATCAGGGCTTTCTGATATGCTGAGGATTCTCCAGACTGCAGGGCAGTTCCAGGTGAAGGTAGCGGTTTGCATCAATAAATTCGATACAAACCCCCAGCAAAGCGCTCAGATTGAGGCTTTTTGTTGGAAACAGGGAATTGCCTATGTGGGAAAGATTCCCTTTGACAAGAAAGCGATAGAGGCGATTAACAGCGGGAAATCAATTGTAGACATTCCTTGTGAAAGCGGTTGGGCCGCAAAGTCCGTGTTCGAGCGAACCATGGAATTACTACTAAGGAGTCAATCATGA
- a CDS encoding class I SAM-dependent methyltransferase has translation MLATALDQLQVISFFDSQAPNWDACNKAKPEKLETILDFAHILPGDKVLDVACGTGILFPYYLKKEVAKVVGVDISEKMIARAQENYTDRRIELHNLDIEKAVFTCQFNQVVVFNALPHFNSPSHLIPALARFTEPGGRLTIAHDMGRAHLNTVHCRKAMAVSLGLISETELSSLFLPFFTVDCMISNEDYYVVSGLKNR, from the coding sequence ATGCTAGCTACTGCACTCGACCAGTTGCAAGTAATCTCCTTTTTCGATTCCCAAGCCCCGAACTGGGATGCCTGTAACAAGGCTAAACCGGAAAAGCTGGAGACAATCCTGGATTTTGCACACATTCTGCCAGGTGACAAAGTCCTTGATGTCGCCTGCGGGACAGGAATACTGTTTCCCTACTACCTTAAAAAGGAGGTAGCGAAGGTTGTCGGGGTCGATATTTCGGAAAAGATGATTGCAAGGGCACAGGAAAACTACACGGACCGTAGAATAGAACTCCACAACCTCGATATAGAAAAGGCAGTTTTTACATGCCAGTTCAACCAGGTAGTGGTGTTCAATGCCTTGCCTCATTTCAACTCGCCAAGCCATTTGATACCAGCGCTTGCCCGTTTTACCGAGCCGGGGGGAAGATTGACCATAGCCCATGACATGGGTAGGGCTCACCTCAACACCGTCCATTGCAGGAAGGCAATGGCTGTTTCGCTTGGGCTTATCAGTGAGACTGAGCTCTCTTCCCTGTTTTTGCCTTTCTTTACCGTCGATTGCATGATTTCAAATGAGGATTACTATGTCGTCTCGGGCTTGAAAAACCGCTAG
- a CDS encoding FadR/GntR family transcriptional regulator yields the protein MEFSKIYAPSLKDLFVRQVEDMILSGKLEIGTQLPPERDLAEQMNVSRTIVHSGIAEMAGKGFLEIRPRIGVFVNDFRRQGKAGAILSIMNYNGGSLRRAEIRSILEIRKAFDLLSIDTIIEKASDDDIESVLPYLEKLKEAENPSACAKALFDFHHEFSIITENTLLPLIYSSFSIPITALWERYCRLYGCENVYKSTLKTYTLVKERKAHEAKAWVEQYFQAIINGSRQIYSE from the coding sequence ATGGAATTCTCAAAAATATATGCACCATCCTTGAAAGACTTGTTTGTCAGGCAGGTGGAGGATATGATCCTCTCGGGAAAACTCGAGATCGGGACACAACTGCCGCCCGAGAGGGATCTTGCGGAACAGATGAATGTCAGCAGGACCATCGTGCATTCCGGCATAGCGGAAATGGCAGGCAAAGGCTTTCTGGAAATTCGCCCGAGGATAGGTGTCTTTGTCAATGATTTCAGGCGGCAGGGAAAAGCCGGGGCCATCCTCTCCATCATGAATTACAACGGCGGGTCGCTCAGACGAGCTGAGATACGTTCGATTCTGGAAATTAGAAAGGCATTTGACCTGCTTTCAATAGATACCATCATTGAAAAGGCCAGTGATGATGATATCGAATCTGTCCTGCCGTATCTGGAAAAGCTGAAGGAGGCGGAAAACCCCTCCGCCTGTGCGAAGGCTCTTTTCGACTTTCATCATGAATTTAGCATTATTACCGAGAATACCCTGCTGCCTCTAATCTATTCTTCTTTTTCCATTCCTATTACCGCTCTTTGGGAACGGTATTGCAGGCTCTATGGCTGTGAAAATGTCTATAAAAGTACCTTGAAAACCTACACCCTGGTGAAGGAGAGGAAGGCACATGAGGCAAAGGCCTGGGTCGAGCAGTACTTCCAGGCCATTATCAACGGTTCAAGACAAATTTATAGCGAGTAG
- a CDS encoding DUF134 domain-containing protein, whose amino-acid sequence MPRPRKWRNVCCLPLNNRFGPIGSPLDQDHAIYMTVDEYETIRLIDLEGFTQEQCANQMHVARTTVQGIYDIARQKLAQSLVNGKVLFIEGGEYHLCDGQGPGCTSGYCHRHRCNRNVAETETE is encoded by the coding sequence GTGCCAAGACCAAGAAAATGGAGAAATGTCTGTTGTTTGCCACTTAACAATCGCTTTGGGCCGATTGGGTCTCCACTCGACCAGGACCATGCAATCTATATGACAGTCGACGAATACGAAACCATTCGATTGATCGACCTGGAAGGATTCACCCAGGAACAGTGTGCAAACCAGATGCATGTTGCCAGGACCACTGTCCAGGGAATCTATGACATTGCCCGCCAGAAACTGGCCCAGTCTTTGGTAAATGGGAAAGTCCTGTTTATTGAAGGGGGAGAATACCACCTCTGCGACGGGCAAGGCCCCGGTTGCACTTCCGGATATTGCCACAGACACCGGTGCAACCGCAATGTTGCAGAAACCGAAACAGAATAA